A single region of the Coregonus clupeaformis isolate EN_2021a unplaced genomic scaffold, ASM2061545v1 scaf0007, whole genome shotgun sequence genome encodes:
- the LOC123483015 gene encoding uncharacterized protein LOC123483015 — MYEGKSVGEGGSQHFDIDRKSNLIYQYLETKSLFLLHICWLEIIAGIRVEPSVDQYGLKGGSICLAVPEPEILKGLQWKTGSDVIVDDKEISPKYKEKVDYNSVNHSLCIKNLLNTDSRIYMGSAINQRDWTDSTTTYRLKVLDHVPKPVMDVTSLFNTSVGLCDVTVNCSVKDGWMLSVCGGGQCTRSQQLLSLSGVNIIISNGNGSFQCTSSNHVSTQTISQPMEDICKVHSSIHLPVRLEAEPHVDIV; from the exons ATGTATGAAGGGAAGAGCGTGGGAGAGGGAG GGTCTCAACATTTCGACATAGACAGGAAGTCAAACTTAATCTATCAATATTTGGAAACGAAATCTCTGTTTCTGCTACACATCTGTTGGCTGGAAATCATCGCAG GAATCAGGGTGGAACCTTCAGTGGACCAGTATGGGTTGAAGGGGGGTTCAATATGTCTGGCTGTTCCAGAACCTGAGATTCTCAAAGGACTTCAATGGAAGACGGGCAGTGATGTAATAGTTGATGATAAAGAGATTTCTCCTAAATATAAGGAGAAAGTGGATTATAACTCTGTCAACCATTCTCTGTGTATTAAGAATCTGCTGAACACAGACAGTAGAATTTACATGGGAAGTGCAATTAATCAGAGAGACTGGACTGATTCAACTACCACATACAGACTAAAGGTGCTTG ATCATGTTCCCAAACCAGTTATGGATGTCACGTCTCTCTTCAACACAAGTGTgggactctgtgacgtcacagtGAACTGTTCAGTTAAAGATGGCTGGATGTTGTCTGTCTGTGGCGGGGGTCAGTGTACACGGTCTCAAcagttactgtctctgtctggggTCAACATCATCATCTCCAATGGCAACGGGAGTTTCCAATGCACCAGCAGCAACCACGTCAGCACACAGACCATCTCTCAACCCATGGAGGACATATGTAAGGTCCATTCTAGCATTCATCTACCTGTGAGGTTAGAAGCTGAACCTCATGTTGATATTGTGTAG
- the LOC121538989 gene encoding uncharacterized protein LOC121538989, with amino-acid sequence MKILGFLLLWPGITTGIRGEPSVDQYGLKGGSICLAVPEPPEMIKGLKWMRNSDVIVGVKEISPKYKEKVDYNNANHSLCIKNLLNTDSGIYKANYRKKWNESTTTYRLSVQDHVPKPVMDVTSLFNTSVGLCDVTVNCSVKDGWMLSVCGGGQCTRSQQLLSLSGVNIIISNGNGTIQCTTSNHVSTQTISQPMEDCSGEDGKASVLPVITIVGSVIGVLLSLVAVLCVGYIIHARKWQIPKEQHSLEEDIVPRVYNSVNTSPGREARTTALSWPEPQHSPVQNHSTLLARTTALSWPEPQHSPGQNHSTLQARTTALSWPEPQHSPGQNHSTLLARTTALSCPEPQHSPDQNHSTLHQVDL; translated from the exons ATGAAAATACTTGGGTTTCTTCTTCTATGGCCAGGTATCACCACAG GAATCAGGGGGGAACCTTCAGTGGACCAGTATGGGTTGAAGGGGGGTTCAATATGTCTGGCTGTTCCAGAACCTCCTGAGATGATCAAAGGACTTAAATGGATGAGGAACAGTGATGTAATAGTTGGAGTCAAAGAGATCTCTCCTAAATACAAGGAGAAGGTGGACTATAACAACGCAAACCATTCTCTGTGCATTAAGAATCTGTTGAACACAGACAGTGGAATTTACAAGGCAAACTACCGGAAAAAATGGAATGAATCAACTACTACATATAGACTATCAGTGCAGG ATCATGTTCCCAAACCAGTTATGGATGTCACGTCTCTCTTCAACACAAGTGTgggactctgtgacgtcacagtGAACTGTTCAGTTAAAGATGGCTGGATGTTGTCTGTCTGTGGCGGGGGTCAGTGTACACGGTCACAAcagttactgtctctgtctggggTCAACATCATCATCTCCAATGGCAACGGGACTATCCAATGCACCACCAGCAACCACGTCAGCACACAGACCATCTCTCAACCCATGGAGGACT gtaGTGGTGAGGATGGGAAAGCCTCAGTGTTACCAGTTATCACCATTGTGGGTAGTGTTATTGGTGTATTATTAAGCTTAGTTGCTGTACTATGTGTTGGATACATCATACATGCCAGAAAATGGCAAATCCCTAAAGAACAACATTCACTAGAAGAG GACATTGTTCCAAGAGTTTACAACTCAGTGAACACTTCACCAGGGAGAGAGGCCAGAACCACAGCACTCTCCTGGCCAGAACCACAGCACTCTCCTGTCCAGAACCACAGCACTCTCCTGGCCAGAACCACAGCACTCTCCTGGCCAGAACCACAGCACTCTCCTGGCCAGAACCACAGCACTCTCCAGGCCAGAACCACAGCACTCTCCTGGCCAGAACCACAGCACTCTCCTGGCCAGAACCACAGCACTCTCCTGGCCAGAACCACAGCACTCTCCTGTCCAGAACCACAGCACTCTCCTGACCAGAACCACAGCACTCTCCACCAGGTGGACCTCTGA
- the LOC121538991 gene encoding uncharacterized protein LOC121538991 isoform X1 translates to MRYFKTYLSNPSSPANNVWFKCDPVPLSLGIRVEPSVDQYGLKGGSICLAVPEPEILKGLQWKTGSDVIVSDKEISPKYKEKVDYNSVNHSLCIKNLLNTDSRIYMGSAINQRDWTDSTTTYRLKVLDHVPKPVMDVTSLFNTSVGLCDVTVNCSIKDGWMLSVCGGGQCTRSQQLLSLSGVNIIISNGNGTIQCTGSNHVSTQTISQPMEDICIGEKDGKASALSVRTIVANTVRSVFVYVGLAVTIMAIIKVKRWISSKEVDSTQEVIVDTSVNDSAEVRPEPLGPPEVETLYRNMQKPGQQQ, encoded by the exons ATGAGATACTTTAAAACATATTTGAGTAATCCCAGCAGCCCAGCTAACAATGTTTGGTTTAAATGTGACCCCGTTCCTCTGTCATTAGGAATCAGGGTGGAACCTTCAGTGGACCAGTATGGGTTGAAGGGGGGTTCAATATGTCTGGCTGTTCCAGAACCTGAGATTCTCAAAGGACTTCAATGGAAGACGGGCAGTGATGTAATAGTTAGTGATAAAGAGATTTCTCCTAAATATAAGGAGAAAGTGGATTATAACTCTGTCAACCATTCTCTGTGTATTAAGAATCTGCTGAACACAGACAGTAGAATTTACATGGGAAGTGCAATTAATCAGAGAGACTGGACTGATTCAACTACCACATACAGACTAAAGGTGCTTG ATCATGTTCCCAAACCAGTTATGGATGTCACGTCTCTCTTCAACACAAGTGTgggactctgtgacgtcacagtGAACTGTTCAATTAAAGATGGCTGGATGTTGTCTGTCTGTGGCGGGGGTCAGTGTACACGGTCACAAcagttactgtctctgtctggggTCAACATCATCATCTCCAATGGCAACGGGACTATCCAATGCACCGGCAGCAACCACGTCAGCACACAGACCATCTCTCAACCCATGGAGGACATAT GTATTGGTGAGAAGGACGGCAAAGCTTCAGCATTATCAGTCAGGACCATTGTGGCCAATACTGTTCGATCAGTGTTTGTTTATGTTGGATTGGCAGTCACCATAATGGCCATCATAAAGGTCAAAAGATGGATATCCTCAAAAGAAGTTGACTCAACTCAG GAAGTCATCGTTGACACCTCAGTGAATGATTCAGCAGAGGTGAGGCCAGAACCACTTGGCCCTCCTGAGGTAGAAACACTTTACAGAAATATGCAGAAACCAGGACAGCAACAATAA
- the LOC121538991 gene encoding uncharacterized protein LOC121538991 isoform X2 translates to MKSLFLLHICWLEIIAGIRVEPSVDQYGLKGGSICLAVPEPEILKGLQWKTGSDVIVSDKEISPKYKEKVDYNSVNHSLCIKNLLNTDSRIYMGSAINQRDWTDSTTTYRLKVLDHVPKPVMDVTSLFNTSVGLCDVTVNCSIKDGWMLSVCGGGQCTRSQQLLSLSGVNIIISNGNGTIQCTGSNHVSTQTISQPMEDICIGEKDGKASALSVRTIVANTVRSVFVYVGLAVTIMAIIKVKRWISSKEVDSTQEVIVDTSVNDSAEVRPEPLGPPEVETLYRNMQKPGQQQ, encoded by the exons GAATCAGGGTGGAACCTTCAGTGGACCAGTATGGGTTGAAGGGGGGTTCAATATGTCTGGCTGTTCCAGAACCTGAGATTCTCAAAGGACTTCAATGGAAGACGGGCAGTGATGTAATAGTTAGTGATAAAGAGATTTCTCCTAAATATAAGGAGAAAGTGGATTATAACTCTGTCAACCATTCTCTGTGTATTAAGAATCTGCTGAACACAGACAGTAGAATTTACATGGGAAGTGCAATTAATCAGAGAGACTGGACTGATTCAACTACCACATACAGACTAAAGGTGCTTG ATCATGTTCCCAAACCAGTTATGGATGTCACGTCTCTCTTCAACACAAGTGTgggactctgtgacgtcacagtGAACTGTTCAATTAAAGATGGCTGGATGTTGTCTGTCTGTGGCGGGGGTCAGTGTACACGGTCACAAcagttactgtctctgtctggggTCAACATCATCATCTCCAATGGCAACGGGACTATCCAATGCACCGGCAGCAACCACGTCAGCACACAGACCATCTCTCAACCCATGGAGGACATAT GTATTGGTGAGAAGGACGGCAAAGCTTCAGCATTATCAGTCAGGACCATTGTGGCCAATACTGTTCGATCAGTGTTTGTTTATGTTGGATTGGCAGTCACCATAATGGCCATCATAAAGGTCAAAAGATGGATATCCTCAAAAGAAGTTGACTCAACTCAG GAAGTCATCGTTGACACCTCAGTGAATGATTCAGCAGAGGTGAGGCCAGAACCACTTGGCCCTCCTGAGGTAGAAACACTTTACAGAAATATGCAGAAACCAGGACAGCAACAATAA